In Mesorhizobium sp. 113-3-3, a genomic segment contains:
- a CDS encoding LysR family transcriptional regulator, with translation MAFDGRVISNVGVLAAIAEGGSFARAADTLGLSRSGVSRAVSRLEARVGVRLLDRTTRAVSLTDEGRRLYAEVAPLLTGIEDAVTVTSGTSVAVRGRLRVNVDAFFSRQLFTPHIAKFLSLYPDLSLELVARDQLGDLVAEGFDIAIRFGTPPVSSLVAKKLVETRTVTVAAPAYIKAHGTPTVPADLVGHACIQVRDSLTGQPIEEWRFRRGDEIVDVRTTGRLMVTEFGTMLGACLDGVGIARIKAIGVQHLIRQGALVEVLPDWHGESFPLYALYPSRHLPPAKVRAFIDFVQSHLG, from the coding sequence ATGGCGTTCGACGGGCGTGTCATCTCCAATGTCGGCGTGCTGGCCGCGATCGCCGAAGGCGGCAGCTTTGCCCGGGCCGCCGACACGCTCGGCCTGTCACGCTCCGGCGTCAGCCGCGCGGTCTCGCGTCTGGAGGCCCGCGTCGGCGTGCGCCTGCTCGACCGGACGACGCGCGCCGTGTCGCTGACCGATGAGGGCCGCCGGCTTTACGCCGAGGTGGCGCCGTTGCTGACCGGCATAGAAGACGCGGTGACTGTCACCTCCGGCACGTCGGTCGCGGTGCGCGGCCGGCTACGCGTCAATGTCGACGCCTTCTTTTCGCGCCAGCTGTTCACGCCGCATATAGCCAAGTTCCTGTCGCTCTATCCGGATCTGTCGCTCGAGCTTGTCGCCAGGGATCAACTGGGGGATCTGGTGGCCGAAGGGTTCGACATCGCCATCCGCTTTGGGACGCCGCCCGTGTCATCGCTGGTGGCGAAAAAGCTCGTCGAGACCCGCACCGTCACGGTTGCCGCACCCGCCTATATCAAGGCACATGGCACTCCCACCGTCCCTGCCGATCTTGTCGGCCACGCCTGCATCCAGGTCCGCGATTCGCTGACCGGCCAGCCGATCGAGGAGTGGCGGTTTCGGCGCGGCGACGAGATCGTCGATGTCAGGACCACGGGCCGCCTGATGGTGACCGAGTTCGGCACCATGCTCGGCGCCTGCCTCGACGGCGTCGGCATCGCCAGGATCAAGGCGATTGGCGTGCAACACCTCATCCGGCAAGGCGCGCTGGTCGAGGTTCTGCCGGACTGGCACGGCGAGAGCTTCCCGCTCTACGCGCTCTACCCGTCGCGGCATTTGCCGCCGGCCAAGGTGCGGGCCTTCATCGACTTCGTGCAATCGCATCTCGGTTGA
- a CDS encoding AI-2E family transporter yields the protein MAKAPIRTSEKEAAVIEAAAADLAAASAFRRQISFWVAGVAGLALFLYIFSAILLPFVAGMVLAYFLDPVADRLQRLGLSRFMATVVILITFLIVLVLAFVVLVPVLATQMSEFAGKLPEYLTRLQSLLTSFDPKWLEQKFGVNANGLRDGLNSLLTSGFGLITTVFTSLWSSGMALVSVISLFVVTPVVAFYMLLDWDRMVAVIDSWVPRDNVATVRAIARDINTATAGFVRGQGTLCLVLGAMYATGLTLTGLNFAILIGLFAGLISFIPYVGSLTGLVLAVGVALVQFWPDWTMIVAVAVVFFIGQFIEGNILQPRLVGKSVGLHPVWLMFALFAFGALFGFVGLLIAVPASAAVAVLVRFAIARYLESPLYKGHASEPAPPLPADRGGGHRTQPRRSK from the coding sequence ATGGCGAAGGCTCCAATCCGGACATCTGAGAAGGAAGCGGCGGTGATCGAGGCTGCGGCCGCCGATCTTGCCGCGGCCTCCGCGTTCCGCCGGCAGATCTCGTTCTGGGTGGCTGGCGTCGCCGGACTTGCATTGTTCCTCTATATATTCAGCGCCATCCTGCTGCCCTTCGTCGCCGGCATGGTGCTTGCCTATTTCCTCGATCCGGTCGCCGACCGGCTGCAGCGGCTCGGCCTGTCGCGCTTCATGGCGACTGTGGTCATCCTCATCACCTTCCTCATCGTGCTGGTGCTGGCCTTCGTCGTCCTTGTTCCGGTGCTTGCAACGCAAATGTCGGAATTCGCGGGCAAGCTGCCGGAGTACCTGACCCGGTTGCAGAGCTTGCTCACCTCCTTTGATCCGAAATGGCTGGAACAGAAATTCGGCGTCAACGCCAATGGCTTGCGCGACGGGCTGAATTCGCTGCTTACCTCCGGCTTCGGCCTGATCACAACGGTGTTCACCTCTCTGTGGAGTTCCGGCATGGCGCTGGTCTCGGTGATCAGCCTGTTCGTGGTGACGCCGGTCGTCGCCTTCTACATGCTGCTCGACTGGGACCGCATGGTGGCGGTCATCGACAGCTGGGTGCCGCGCGACAATGTCGCGACGGTTCGCGCCATTGCGCGTGACATCAACACCGCGACCGCCGGCTTCGTGCGCGGACAGGGCACGCTCTGCCTGGTGCTGGGCGCCATGTATGCCACCGGCTTGACACTGACCGGGCTGAACTTCGCCATCCTCATCGGCCTTTTCGCCGGTTTGATCTCCTTCATCCCCTATGTCGGCTCGCTGACCGGGCTGGTGCTGGCGGTCGGCGTCGCTTTAGTCCAGTTCTGGCCGGACTGGACGATGATCGTCGCCGTCGCCGTGGTCTTCTTCATCGGCCAGTTCATCGAAGGCAACATCCTGCAGCCCAGGCTGGTCGGCAAAAGCGTCGGCCTGCATCCGGTATGGCTGATGTTCGCGCTGTTTGCTTTCGGCGCGCTGTTCGGCTTCGTCGGCTTGCTGATTGCTGTTCCGGCTTCCGCCGCCGTTGCCGTTCTGGTGCGCTTTGCCATCGCCCGCTATCTCGAATCGCCGCTCTACAAGGGCCACGCGAGCGAGCCCGCGCCGCCGCTGCCGGCCGATCGTGGCGGCGGCCACCGCACGCAACCGCGTCGCTCGAAGTGA
- a CDS encoding response regulator transcription factor gives MKVLLVEDDGSIASQVGEALRGENFVVDIARNGEDGQHLGDTGTYDVAVLDLGLPRVEGKAVLKAWRAAGRNLPVLILTARDGWSEKVEGFKAGADDYLTKPFRTEELIMRLRALVRRAAGHAQTKIICGPLAFDAQLGSFEIDGLPLKLTGLEWRVLSSLILRKEVVVTRTDLLDRVYDGDAEVDSNSLEVIVARLRRKIGHQHIETVRGLGYRLTAAVR, from the coding sequence ATGAAGGTGCTGCTCGTCGAGGACGACGGATCGATCGCCAGCCAGGTGGGCGAGGCGCTTCGCGGCGAGAATTTCGTTGTCGACATTGCCCGCAACGGCGAGGATGGTCAGCATCTCGGCGACACCGGCACCTATGACGTCGCCGTTCTCGATCTTGGCCTGCCAAGGGTCGAAGGCAAGGCGGTGCTCAAGGCATGGCGCGCGGCGGGGCGCAACCTGCCGGTGTTGATTTTGACGGCGCGCGACGGCTGGTCGGAAAAGGTCGAAGGCTTCAAGGCAGGTGCAGACGATTATCTGACCAAGCCATTCCGGACCGAGGAGCTGATCATGCGGCTGCGCGCGCTGGTGCGCAGGGCAGCCGGTCACGCGCAGACGAAAATTATCTGCGGCCCGCTCGCTTTCGACGCGCAGCTTGGCAGTTTCGAGATCGATGGCTTGCCGCTGAAGCTGACCGGCCTCGAATGGCGCGTGCTGTCCAGCCTGATCCTGCGAAAGGAGGTCGTGGTGACGCGTACCGATCTGCTCGACCGCGTCTATGACGGCGATGCCGAGGTCGATTCCAATTCGCTGGAAGTGATTGTCGCCAGGTTGCGCCGCAAGATCGGCCACCAGCATATTGAGACGGTGCGCGGTCTCGGCTACCGGCTGACCGCGGCCGTGAGATGA
- a CDS encoding NmrA family NAD(P)-binding protein, whose product MYAITGITGKVGGAMARALLAAGQPVRAVVRDATKGQPWAALGCEVAIAAMEDAEALTQAFKDATAVFILPPPVFDPEPGYPEARAVIDSVVTALRAAKPVKVVCLSTVGADAVQDNLLSQRTMMETALRALPQALTILRPAWFLDNVAWDVTSAREAGLIHSFLVPTDRALPMVAAQDVGQVAAALIRQDWSGTRIVELEGPERLSPDDLAAAFTTVLGKPVCAAPVPRETWEVLFRSQGMRNPQPRMRMLDGFNEGWIAFADETRTIKGTISAAAVVAALVAGEGA is encoded by the coding sequence ATGTATGCAATCACCGGCATTACCGGCAAAGTCGGCGGCGCCATGGCACGCGCACTGCTCGCCGCTGGCCAGCCCGTTCGCGCTGTTGTGCGCGACGCCACGAAGGGCCAACCATGGGCAGCACTCGGCTGCGAAGTCGCGATTGCCGCGATGGAGGACGCAGAGGCGTTGACGCAGGCTTTCAAGGATGCAACGGCCGTGTTCATCCTGCCGCCGCCGGTGTTCGATCCCGAGCCGGGCTATCCGGAAGCGCGGGCGGTCATCGACAGCGTCGTGACGGCGCTGAGGGCCGCCAAGCCGGTTAAGGTCGTCTGCCTGTCGACCGTCGGCGCCGATGCGGTTCAGGACAATCTGCTGTCGCAGCGCACGATGATGGAGACCGCGCTGAGAGCGCTCCCGCAGGCACTCACCATCCTCCGGCCAGCCTGGTTCCTCGACAATGTCGCCTGGGACGTAACCTCCGCGCGCGAGGCCGGTCTCATCCACAGCTTCCTCGTGCCGACGGACAGGGCGCTGCCGATGGTTGCCGCCCAGGATGTCGGGCAGGTGGCGGCGGCGCTTATCCGGCAGGACTGGAGCGGCACGCGCATCGTCGAATTGGAGGGGCCGGAGCGTCTATCGCCCGATGACCTTGCCGCCGCTTTCACGACCGTGCTCGGCAAACCGGTGTGCGCCGCGCCGGTGCCGCGCGAGACCTGGGAGGTGCTTTTCCGCTCGCAAGGCATGCGAAACCCGCAGCCCCGCATGCGCATGCTGGACGGCTTCAACGAGGGCTGGATCGCATTCGCCGACGAAACGCGGACGATCAAGGGCACGATATCCGCGGCGGCCGTGGTTGCGGCGCTTGTGGCGGGCGAGGGCGCCTAG
- a CDS encoding ETC complex I subunit, producing MSARIFSPAKTAMQSGKAKTGHWVLEFDPAMRKKIDPLMGYTTSGDMRSQIRLTFDTREEAVAYAEKEGLAFRVEEPKETKRRQISYAENFRYDRRTPWTH from the coding sequence ATGTCCGCGCGCATTTTCAGCCCAGCCAAAACCGCGATGCAGTCGGGCAAGGCCAAGACCGGCCACTGGGTGCTGGAATTCGACCCCGCGATGCGCAAGAAGATCGATCCTTTGATGGGCTATACGACGTCGGGAGACATGAGAAGCCAGATCAGGCTTACCTTCGACACGCGCGAAGAGGCCGTGGCTTACGCCGAAAAGGAAGGCCTTGCCTTCCGTGTCGAGGAGCCGAAAGAGACCAAGCGCCGCCAGATTTCCTATGCGGAGAATTTCCGCTATGACCGCAGGACGCCCTGGACGCACTGA
- a CDS encoding type II toxin-antitoxin system VapC family toxin has protein sequence MIAVDTSALMAIVLDEPLADACMAAIEAENDLLISAGTVAEALIVAAHRGIAAELASLIDGLGFEVVAVTPASARRIADAYAQWGKGIHPAALNFGDCFSYEVANEHACRLLYVGGDFSQTDIEAVL, from the coding sequence ATGATTGCGGTCGACACCTCGGCGCTGATGGCGATCGTGCTTGATGAACCGCTGGCTGACGCCTGCATGGCCGCGATCGAAGCCGAGAACGACTTGCTGATTTCTGCCGGTACTGTGGCCGAGGCACTGATCGTTGCTGCCCATCGTGGCATCGCCGCCGAGCTGGCCAGCCTGATTGACGGGCTTGGTTTCGAGGTGGTGGCAGTGACGCCGGCCTCAGCCCGGCGCATCGCCGACGCCTATGCGCAATGGGGCAAGGGCATCCATCCGGCCGCACTCAATTTCGGCGATTGCTTTTCCTATGAAGTGGCGAATGAGCATGCTTGCCGTCTGCTCTATGTCGGAGGCGATTTTTCCCAGACTGACATCGAAGCCGTGCTTTGA
- the hdaA gene encoding DnaA regulatory inactivator HdaA, translating to MTAQRTDPPRQLPLDLGHGTGHSRDELVVSGTNNQAAALVDRWPDWPSPVVVLAGPAGSGKTHLAAIWRARANAVAVDARRIGDSIAGLGARPALIDDVDAGAVDEQGLFHLINAVRGAGSTLLLTARRFPSAWGVSLPDLASRLKAAATVEIHEPDDLLLAGVITKLFADRQVEVEPHVVQYLVRRIERSLATAMRVVERLDRTALERKMPITRTLAAETVNAMDEGQREFEI from the coding sequence GTGACCGCCCAGCGAACCGATCCGCCGCGCCAGCTGCCGCTCGATCTCGGCCACGGCACCGGCCATTCGCGCGACGAACTCGTCGTCTCCGGCACCAACAACCAGGCGGCGGCACTGGTCGACCGCTGGCCGGACTGGCCTTCGCCGGTGGTGGTGCTGGCAGGTCCCGCCGGCTCTGGCAAGACGCATCTGGCCGCCATCTGGCGTGCGCGCGCCAACGCGGTTGCCGTCGACGCCCGGCGTATCGGCGACAGCATCGCCGGTCTCGGCGCCCGGCCGGCGCTGATCGACGATGTCGATGCCGGCGCTGTCGACGAACAGGGCCTGTTCCATCTGATCAACGCGGTGCGCGGCGCCGGCTCGACGCTGCTGTTGACCGCACGGCGTTTTCCTTCGGCCTGGGGCGTGTCGCTGCCCGATCTGGCCTCGCGGCTGAAGGCGGCGGCGACCGTCGAGATCCACGAGCCCGACGACCTGCTGCTGGCCGGCGTCATCACCAAACTGTTCGCCGACCGCCAGGTCGAGGTCGAACCGCATGTCGTGCAGTATCTGGTGCGGCGCATCGAACGCTCGCTGGCGACAGCCATGCGCGTGGTGGAGCGGCTGGACCGCACCGCGCTCGAGCGCAAGATGCCGATCACCCGCACGCTTGCCGCCGAAACCGTCAACGCCATGGATGAGGGACAGCGCGAGTTCGAGATTTAG
- a CDS encoding type II toxin-antitoxin system Phd/YefM family antitoxin — protein MQVSVTDAKGQLTELVRRAEAGDEVILTRHGHAAVRLVPIKAMPDRKGRRALMEAARAVGVAKAKAGPSAARSQDFLYGDEGMPE, from the coding sequence ATGCAGGTATCCGTCACCGACGCCAAGGGACAATTGACCGAACTGGTGCGCCGCGCGGAAGCAGGCGACGAGGTTATTCTGACCCGTCACGGCCATGCCGCGGTGCGGCTGGTTCCCATCAAGGCAATGCCCGACAGGAAAGGCCGTCGGGCGCTCATGGAAGCGGCGCGTGCGGTGGGAGTGGCTAAGGCGAAGGCCGGGCCATCCGCCGCCCGCAGCCAGGATTTCCTTTATGGCGATGAGGGCATGCCCGAATGA
- a CDS encoding CDP-alcohol phosphatidyltransferase family protein produces the protein MTIPNLITILRLLLVPAVVLAMLQARWDWAFAGFVIAGVSDGVDGFIARRFHQQSELGAYLDPMADKLLLVSVFVVMGFIGQLPLWLVVTMVSRDALIVCAVLLATVMAHPVEIKPFLVSKANTAIQIVLAAVVLGELAFAVHLDPLRPALILLSGVLTVASAAAYLVAWLRHMSGYGEGSNPDI, from the coding sequence TTGACCATCCCCAACCTGATCACCATCCTGCGCCTTCTCCTGGTGCCTGCCGTGGTGCTGGCCATGCTGCAGGCCCGCTGGGACTGGGCCTTTGCCGGCTTCGTCATTGCCGGCGTCTCGGACGGCGTCGACGGTTTCATCGCCCGCCGTTTCCACCAGCAGTCCGAACTCGGTGCCTATCTCGATCCGATGGCCGACAAGCTGCTTCTGGTTTCGGTGTTCGTCGTCATGGGCTTCATCGGGCAGTTGCCGCTGTGGCTGGTGGTCACCATGGTGTCACGCGATGCGCTGATCGTCTGCGCGGTCCTGTTGGCCACGGTGATGGCGCATCCGGTCGAGATAAAACCGTTCCTGGTGTCGAAGGCCAATACCGCCATCCAGATCGTGCTGGCGGCGGTCGTGCTGGGCGAACTTGCCTTTGCCGTGCATCTCGACCCTCTGCGGCCAGCCCTCATATTGCTGTCCGGGGTCTTGACCGTGGCTTCGGCCGCAGCCTATCTCGTGGCTTGGCTAAGGCATATGAGCGGCTATGGCGAAGGCTCCAATCCGGACATCTGA
- a CDS encoding sensor histidine kinase, whose amino-acid sequence MRLIPRSLAGRLRLAAIVAIVAALLLAGIAIALILQRFVISQIDQRLDGQVFAIAGSLERDGDGRLTVKSALNGPPFDRPGSGWAWQAVGPNVEIVSASLAGHAAMKLPPVHPGRFDNIPGLPDLFGALRSLGRPRSADGAGADGQTLHWRILDVPVGAETVIVAATAPYRAIYGPLRDALLPLALALALLGLLLVGAMLAQVRLGLRPLTSLRAGLADIRAGRRSALSTDQPSEILPLVEEVNSLLANNAEGLARARRHVANLAHGLKTPLAALGLALEKRPAGAMARAVPGADVAAMRAQLELMERLIRHHLARARAAALAGPARSSTNVAERLTDLTGMMANVHRERGLTFEVSAASDVAVASEMQDFDEILGNLLDNACKWARSRIIVSANTDESRVIIDIDDDGPGLDATAMPEVMRPGRRIDEATPGHGFGLPIAAELVELYGGSLGLSRAPGGGLRARVVLPQSR is encoded by the coding sequence ATGAGACTGATCCCGCGCTCGCTGGCGGGCAGGCTGAGGCTGGCGGCAATTGTCGCCATTGTTGCGGCACTTTTGCTTGCCGGCATCGCCATCGCCTTAATTCTGCAGCGCTTCGTCATCTCCCAGATCGACCAGCGGCTGGATGGCCAGGTCTTTGCGATAGCGGGTTCCCTGGAGCGCGATGGCGACGGCAGGCTTACGGTCAAATCGGCGTTGAACGGACCGCCTTTCGACCGCCCGGGCTCTGGCTGGGCCTGGCAAGCGGTCGGGCCTAACGTCGAAATTGTCTCGGCCTCGCTTGCAGGCCACGCCGCCATGAAGCTGCCGCCGGTCCATCCCGGTCGCTTTGACAATATCCCCGGCCTTCCGGACCTGTTCGGGGCGTTGCGTTCGCTCGGCCGCCCAAGGTCAGCCGATGGTGCGGGTGCCGATGGCCAGACCTTGCATTGGCGCATCCTCGATGTGCCGGTCGGGGCGGAGACGGTGATCGTGGCTGCGACCGCGCCTTATCGCGCCATCTATGGGCCGCTACGTGATGCGCTGCTGCCGCTGGCGCTGGCGCTGGCGCTGCTGGGACTTCTGCTGGTCGGCGCCATGCTGGCACAGGTGCGGCTCGGTCTGCGTCCGCTCACCAGCCTACGCGCAGGGCTGGCCGACATCCGCGCCGGCAGGCGCAGCGCGCTTTCCACCGACCAGCCCAGTGAAATCCTGCCGTTGGTCGAGGAGGTCAATAGCCTGCTGGCCAACAATGCCGAGGGTCTGGCGCGCGCCAGGCGTCATGTTGCCAATCTGGCGCATGGCCTGAAGACACCGCTCGCGGCGCTGGGCCTGGCGCTTGAGAAGCGGCCGGCAGGCGCTATGGCTCGGGCCGTCCCCGGCGCGGATGTCGCCGCAATGCGCGCCCAGCTGGAATTGATGGAGCGGCTGATCCGCCATCATCTGGCCCGCGCTCGGGCCGCGGCGCTGGCCGGCCCCGCCCGTTCCAGCACCAACGTCGCCGAAAGGCTCACCGACCTGACTGGCATGATGGCCAATGTCCACCGTGAGCGCGGCTTGACCTTCGAAGTCTCGGCGGCTTCCGACGTCGCGGTCGCAAGCGAGATGCAGGACTTTGACGAGATCCTCGGCAACCTGCTCGACAATGCCTGCAAATGGGCACGTTCGCGCATCATCGTTTCGGCAAACACTGATGAAAGCCGCGTCATCATCGACATCGATGATGACGGTCCTGGTCTCGACGCGACGGCGATGCCGGAGGTGATGCGGCCAGGACGCCGCATCGACGAGGCGACGCCGGGCCATGGCTTCGGCTTACCGATCGCCGCTGAACTCGTGGAACTCTATGGCGGAAGTCTCGGTCTGTCGCGCGCGCCCGGCGGCGGCCTGCGGGCAAGGGTGGTCTTGCCGCAAAGCCGCTGA